Sequence from the Catenuloplanes indicus genome:
GCTTGCGGCCCCGACGGAACAACATCCGATGGAACGCCACCGGTGAGATGATCGCCCCCGTGGCGAACGCGGCCGCCAGCAACGCCACCAGATACATGCCCCGCTGCACCAGGGTGGTCTGCTCGAACTGGGCGGTGACAGGCAGCATCAGCAGGAAGGCGAACAGGATCTGCACACCGGTCTGCGCCACCCGCAGCTCCTGCAACAGGTCGGCGAAGTTACGCTCCCACCGTTGCTTCTCCGTCTCGTGACCCATCACCACCCGCCCTCCTCGATCGTCGGTGACGGATGCCCGACGTGAGCGTGACCAAACGGCATCGCCTGCTGTCGCGAAAGGCACCGCCGCTCTCCCGGTCCACGGCGCCCGGCTCAGTGCGTCAACCGGCCGGTTTCTCGGCGTGGCCGCCGAACTGCTGCCGCATGGCCGACAGCGTCTGGCTGGCGAACCGGTCGAGGCCCCGCGAACTGAACCGGGAGGTCAGCGCCGTCAGAAGTACGGGTGCGGGCACGCCCTCCTCGATCGCGGCGATGGCGGTCCAGCGGCCCTCGCCGGAGTCCGACACCCGACCGGAGTAGTCCTTAAGGTCCGGGGACTCGAGCAGAGCGGCGGCGGTCAGGTCGAGCAGCCAGGACGAGACGACGCTGCCGCGGCGCCACACCTCGGCGACCGCGGCGATGTCGAGGTCGTAGCGGTAGAAGTCAGGGTGGGCCAGCGGCGCGGTCTCGGCGTCGGCCTCCCGGGTAGCGGCGCCGATACCGGCGTTACGCAGAATGTTGAACCCTTCGGCGTAGGCGGCCATGATGCCGTACTCGACGCCGTTGTGCACCATCTTGACGAAGTGCCCGGCGCCAGCTGGGCCGCAGTGCAGGTAGCCGCGTTCGGCCTCGACGGGCTCCGCATCGCGTCCGGCGGTGCGCGGGGCCGCGTCCACACCCGGGGCGATCGCGGCGAACAGCGGAGCCAGCCGTTGCACGGTGGGGGCGTCACCCCCGATCATCAGGCAGTAGCCGCGCTCGCGTCCCCAGACCCCGCCACTGGTACCGACATCCACGAAGTGGATGCCCTTCTCGGCCAGCGACGCGGCGCGGGTGATGTCGTCACGGTAGTAGGAGTTCCCCCCGTCGATGATGGTGTCGTCCGCGGCGAGGACATCGGACAGGCTGGTGACGACCGCGTCGGTCGGACCGCCGGCGGGCACCATCACCCAGACGGCTCGGGGCTGCTGCAGTTTGCCGGCCAGGTCGGCAAGGGAGTCGCTGCCGGTGGCACCTTCGGCGACGAGCGCCTGAACTTTGCCGGGATCGGTGTCGAAGACGACACAGTCGTGACCGGCCGTCGTCAGCCGGCGTACCAGGTTGGCGCCCATCCGCCCGAGCCCGATCATTCCGAGTTGCATGTGCTATCCCATCGACGGACATGAGGCGTGCGGTCGTGTGCCCCGGTTCCCGCAGCGCACGGCCTGAAACCCTCTTCCGGAATGTGCCGTCACATCCGGCGGCTCGCCCCGGACTTCGCCGCTGGTCGACGCGTACCGCCCAGCGGCGGCCACCGCCACTGACCGGTGACACCCGTATCGATCGATTGACCCGTCGAACGTCGGGTATCCGCGACCGAAGCCCGCGGATCACGGAAGTCGAAGCGCGTGCTTCGTGGGCCACAACGGAAATTTGCGACGGACGATTGAAGG
This genomic interval carries:
- the gnd gene encoding phosphogluconate dehydrogenase (NAD(+)-dependent, decarboxylating), with translation MQLGMIGLGRMGANLVRRLTTAGHDCVVFDTDPGKVQALVAEGATGSDSLADLAGKLQQPRAVWVMVPAGGPTDAVVTSLSDVLAADDTIIDGGNSYYRDDITRAASLAEKGIHFVDVGTSGGVWGRERGYCLMIGGDAPTVQRLAPLFAAIAPGVDAAPRTAGRDAEPVEAERGYLHCGPAGAGHFVKMVHNGVEYGIMAAYAEGFNILRNAGIGAATREADAETAPLAHPDFYRYDLDIAAVAEVWRRGSVVSSWLLDLTAAALLESPDLKDYSGRVSDSGEGRWTAIAAIEEGVPAPVLLTALTSRFSSRGLDRFASQTLSAMRQQFGGHAEKPAG